From Polyangiaceae bacterium, a single genomic window includes:
- a CDS encoding haloalkane dehalogenase has translation MSSVDLDDGPGHTLVFLHGNPTSSYLWRNVIPWVRGSRRIVAPDLIGMGASGKPAIGYRFVDHARYLEHLLDALNLDRVVLITHDWGTALALDWWSRHPTRVRGIVISEGVLASFPTWAAFPQGGQATFRAFRAPGVGESLILDSNTFIEHSLPGAILRSLTAAELAAYRAPFPDRRSRLPLLVWPRELPIAGEPEDVVARLAALRHALVRSSVPKLLLTATPGALIREPFIDWCRSHLPNLEIHDLGQAIHYPQEDQPDAFGRALARWLNNL, from the coding sequence ATGTCCAGCGTCGACCTAGATGACGGACCCGGGCACACGCTCGTATTTCTCCACGGAAATCCCACGTCTAGCTACCTGTGGAGAAACGTCATCCCTTGGGTACGTGGCTCGCGGCGAATCGTGGCCCCAGACCTGATTGGAATGGGTGCATCCGGCAAGCCGGCGATCGGCTATCGCTTCGTCGATCACGCGCGCTATCTCGAGCACCTTCTCGATGCCCTGAACCTGGACCGTGTGGTGCTCATCACCCATGACTGGGGAACCGCTCTGGCACTCGACTGGTGGTCGCGCCACCCAACTCGAGTGCGAGGCATCGTGATCAGCGAAGGGGTGCTCGCGAGTTTCCCGACTTGGGCTGCCTTTCCGCAAGGCGGTCAAGCAACGTTCCGCGCCTTCCGGGCACCGGGGGTTGGAGAGTCGCTGATCCTCGACTCCAACACCTTCATCGAGCACAGCCTGCCCGGCGCGATCTTGCGTTCCCTGACCGCCGCAGAGCTCGCAGCCTACCGAGCCCCATTCCCCGATCGTCGGTCTCGACTCCCACTCTTGGTGTGGCCCCGCGAGCTCCCGATCGCAGGAGAACCCGAAGACGTCGTTGCTCGCCTCGCGGCCCTACGCCACGCGCTCGTCCGGTCGAGCGTTCCGAAGCTGCTGTTGACAGCAACTCCGGGCGCGCTAATCCGCGAGCCGTTCATCGATTGGTGCCGCTCACACCTGCCGAACCTGGAGATCCACGACCTGGGGCAAGCCATCCACTACCCCCAAGAGGACCAGCCCGACGCCTTCGGAAGGGCGCTGGCGCGCTGGCTGAACAATCTCTAG
- a CDS encoding GtrA family protein has translation MASNLASWLEGDLSPTARIWSAAAPALALVVYVFGGMLVFSVRNALRGDFHDREMEKRGSTLLLGAWLRNYFAWLMSPVFNLVLKSRLPPNAITTLSLLLAGGAGVALAAGRFALGGWLYVAAAVCDFLDGRLARETKQASESGALLDSVLDRYCEAAVLLGLAAYYSDSWVLYPVLFALVGSLLVSYVKARGEAMGVAFPNIGLMQRPERIVLLGASVALSPIIEGIVVPNDPAPIHRLAVVGVVVLAATTQITAIQRLFFGRKALSVTPPPSGVFSRGSIFRNLTSSSVATLADFGLVTLLVAGGFGAPIATLVGCVLGGTIHFTLGRYWAFRGDLKTSEQASRYVIVSGSSALLNSGLVAVLLLLPSVPYQLAWLLVRGAVFLTWNHPLSRDYVFERTVNLEDAAEQPAAVVEADEGSLSNAVATALQAPFQTQAILAYAASNQSHRLPDARGLLERRLGFEARDLGVREARREDESGPYLNPADPMLRTG, from the coding sequence GTGGCATCGAATCTAGCGTCGTGGCTTGAAGGGGATCTGTCTCCGACGGCGCGTATCTGGTCGGCCGCCGCTCCGGCACTGGCGCTGGTCGTCTACGTGTTCGGCGGCATGCTCGTCTTCAGCGTTCGCAATGCGCTACGTGGGGACTTCCACGATCGAGAAATGGAGAAGCGTGGCAGCACGCTGCTCCTCGGTGCGTGGCTGCGCAACTACTTCGCGTGGTTGATGAGTCCGGTCTTCAACTTGGTGTTGAAGAGCCGGTTGCCACCAAACGCCATCACCACACTCTCGTTGTTGCTCGCTGGCGGCGCTGGCGTTGCACTGGCGGCCGGGCGATTCGCCCTTGGTGGGTGGCTCTACGTGGCGGCCGCAGTGTGTGACTTCCTGGATGGACGTCTCGCGCGTGAGACGAAGCAGGCGAGTGAGAGCGGTGCGCTGCTCGACTCGGTGCTGGATCGTTACTGCGAGGCGGCGGTGCTGCTCGGCCTCGCGGCGTACTACAGCGATAGCTGGGTCCTGTACCCCGTGTTGTTCGCGCTGGTTGGTTCTCTGCTGGTCTCCTACGTGAAGGCGAGGGGAGAGGCGATGGGCGTCGCTTTCCCAAACATTGGCCTGATGCAACGGCCCGAGCGCATCGTGCTCTTGGGCGCAAGCGTCGCGCTGAGCCCAATCATCGAGGGGATCGTCGTGCCGAACGACCCGGCGCCCATCCATCGCCTGGCGGTGGTTGGTGTGGTGGTGCTCGCCGCCACGACGCAGATCACGGCGATTCAGCGCCTGTTCTTCGGACGCAAGGCGCTGAGCGTGACACCTCCGCCCTCTGGTGTGTTTTCACGCGGAAGCATCTTTCGCAACCTCACCAGTTCCTCGGTCGCTACCTTGGCGGACTTCGGGCTCGTTACCCTGCTGGTCGCGGGTGGTTTCGGGGCTCCCATCGCCACGCTGGTTGGCTGCGTGCTGGGCGGCACCATCCACTTTACCCTGGGGCGCTACTGGGCTTTCCGTGGGGATTTAAAAACCAGCGAGCAAGCCTCTCGCTACGTGATCGTTAGCGGGAGCAGCGCGCTGCTCAACTCGGGTCTGGTCGCCGTGCTGCTGCTGCTACCGAGCGTCCCTTACCAGCTCGCATGGCTCTTGGTGCGCGGGGCGGTGTTCCTCACCTGGAATCACCCCCTCAGTCGGGACTACGTATTCGAGCGGACCGTCAACCTCGAGGACGCCGCCGAGCAACCCGCAGCAGTCGTTGAGGCCGATGAAGGCTCACTCTCCAACGCGGTTGCGACTGCGCTCCAGGCTCCGTTTCAGACTCAGGCGATACTGGCCTATGCCGCGTCGAATCAGTCCCACAGGCTTCCGGACGCCCGTGGATTGCTGGAGCGTCGTCTGGGTTTCGAAGCCCGGGATTTGGGGGTGAGGGAGGCGCGCCGTGAGGATGAGAGCGGGCCGTACCTCAACCCGGCCGACCCGATGCTGCGCACCGGCTGA